TCCTTTTTCCATCAATTCCTCAGCATAAGAACCCTGTAGGATCAATACTCTACTGGTATAGGAAGGAGAAGTAGGAATCACTTTTCCTTCAATAGTGATATATCCATCTGCAGCATGTGGTCTGGCTATCCTAGCGATAGGTTCATGTTGTTGAATAGTCAAATTCAAAATGCCTTTTTGCCCGATGGAAGCCTGAACAGACTTGATAAAAGGATGTCCTTTCAACCGATCTTCTAAGGCTTTCAACTTTACTTCCTCTAGCATCAATCCGGCTCTCAGTTCTGGAAATGCCGCTTTTACTATATCCAGAACCTCTTTTTCTTCCACGAAATAAACTCCACTCACTCCCTTGATCGTCACCTCAGTTCCCTGAAATGTTTTATACATGGTCTGCTTTTCGACAAAGCCAATGAATGCCACCAGCACAAGGCTAAGCAGGAGAAAAACAAGCGTTTTTTTGATCCTTAACTTTTTCATACGGCGTTCAATTTTTGTCTTGAATTCATCCACTCTGCTATTTTTGGAACCAGACGATCAATATCACCTGCACCTAGAGTCACCAATATTTCAGGATTGGACTTCGCTAAATAATCCATCAACCCTTCTTTGCTGACAATCACCTTTTCCTTTGCCTGAATATTTTCAAGAAGCATTTCTGATGAAACACCGGGGATTGGTAATTCTCTGGCTGGGTAGATATCCAATAACACTACCTCATCTGCTAAGGATAAACTTTCGGAAAAGCCCTCCGCAAAATCACGTGTTCTGGAATATAAATGAGGCTGGAAAATCACGGTCAGCTTACTTGCCGGATACATGGCAATCACGGAACTCAAACAAGCTCTGATTTCCTCAGGATGATGTGCATAATCATCGATATAGACCAGTTGCTCACGATTCACATGGATTTCAAACCTTCTTTTCACACCTTTAAAACTGCCTAAGCCTTTTTTCACTTGTTCATCACTCACTCCCTGCTCAATGGCAATCGCAATGGCTGCCAACGCATTTTCCACGTTATGAAAGCCCGGAATAAACAATTCCAAACCTTTGATTACTTTGTCTCCATCGACATAATCAAATAAGAAAGACCCTGCTTTCGCTTGTATATTTTCGGCTCTAATTCCTTCAGACCTCAGGCCATATTTCCTTGTCACTATTTTGGGTAAACGGCTTTCACCAAGTCTATCAGCTGCATTGAATTGTATAAAAAGCTTTCCTTTTTTATCAATCAGTTTGGTAAACTCTCCAAAGCCTTCCAGAATAGTATTTTCATCCCCATAGATATCCAGGTGGTCCGCGTCTGTACTTGTAATGATCGCTTCATTTGGATGTAGCCTCAGGAAGGATCTATCAAATTCATCCGCTTCCACCACGACGACGCTTTTTTCTTTGGACTTCTTGTCTCCCAGAATCAAATTGCTCTGGTAGTTTTGCGTAATTCCGCCCAAGAAAGCTGCTACTGGCTTACCACCATCTTTCAGCAGATGTGCGATTAAGGAAGAAGTGGTCGTTTTTCCATGGGTTCCCGCCACTGCAATGGTGTAGAAATTACGGGTCACCATTCCCAATACTTCAGATCTCTTTTTCAGAGAATATCCCTTGCTGGTGAAGTAATTGAGCTGAATACTTTCCTTCGGTAGTGCAGGAGTCCAAACGATGAGGCTATTCTTTTGAGCATCTTTCAAGTCAGCTGGAATAGATTCCAGGGTATCCTCAAAAGTCACAGGCATTCCCTCATTGATCAGAGCGTCTGTCAATGCGGAAGGTGTTCGGTCATATCCCGACACTGCATACCCCTCGTGCTGGAACCAACGAGCCAAGGCACTCATGCCTATGCCGCCAATTCCTAAGAAGTAAACCCTATGTATCCCTTCGAAACTCATGCAACCAGTTTTTCTATTTCTTTTCGAATGGCATTTGCCGCATCCGGCTTTGCCAATTGTTTCATATTTATTCCCAATGTCTCTACCGTTTGAGGGTTAGACATCAGTTCATCAATTTTCATCTTCAACTCCCCTACAGCATCTTTATCCTTCAAAAGCCACGCAGCCTCGTGATTGACATAGGCCATGGCGTTTTTTGTCTGATGATCCTCTGCCACATTGGGCGATGGAATGAAAATCACTGGCTTTCCAACCAAGGAAAGTTCAGACACTGATAAGGCACCTGCCCGAGAGACGATTACATCAGCCACAGCATAAGCCAAATCCATTTCGCGGATAAACTCTCTCAAATGAATATGGGGTAATCCAGCAGCTTCTGTTTTTTCCAGCATATCCTTGAAATAATATTTCCCGCACTGCCATAAAACCTGATAACCTTCCTTCTGAAGCTTCTTCATGTCTTTTAAAACTGCCTGGTTTAAGGTCCTTGCTCCCAAGGATCCTCCCAAAACCAAAATGGTCTTCTTCCCCTCTTCCAGTTTGAAGTGACTACATCCCTTCTCTCGTTTCCCATCTAAATCCAAAATATCCTTTCGAACAGGGTTACCTGTATAGGCGATTTTTTCTCCAGGGAAAAAGCGATCCATCTCAGGATAGGCCACACAAATTTTATTGGCCTTTTTAGCCAAAATCTTGTTGGTAAGACCAGCATAGGAATTTTGCTCCTGAACGAGTGTAGGTATCCCCTTACTTTGTGCGGCATATAAAACCGGACCACTAGCATACCCTCCTACTCCTACAACCACATCTGGTCTGAATTCCTTCACAATCTTTCTGGCTTTCAACAAGCTTTGCAGCAACTTGAAAGGGAATTTTAGATTTTCTAAAGTCAACTTTCTCTGCAATCCTGCCACAGGCAATCCCACAATTTGGTATCCCTCCTCTGGCACTTTTTGCATTTCCATTTTGCCTAAAGCACCGACAAATAGAATTTCGCTGTCTGGATAAGACTCTTTCCAGGCATTGGCAATGGCGATCGCTGGGTAGATATGTCCCCCAGTTCCTCCTCCACTGATCATGATGCGATATGTTCTCTTGGTTTCGATATTAGGCTGTTTTTAATCTTGATTTATTGAGCGTAGACACGCTACCAATTTCTTCGTCCTGATGATCACCTCGGCTGACAGACAGAATAATCCCTAATGAAATTCCTGTAAATACCAGTGAGGTTCCCCCCATACTGAGCAGTGGCAACGGTAAACCTGTAATGGGTCCTAATCCAACTGCCACGGCCATATTGACCAATGCTTGAATGACCAGAGCAAAACTCAAACCTGCCGAAAGCAATCCACCAAATGCTTTGTTGGAATTGGCTACGATGCGCATGCCTCGGTAGAGCAATGCCAAATACAAAAACAATACTCCTACTCCCCCTACTAATCCGTACTCTTCAATAATGATGGCATAGATAAAATCAGAATAGGGATGAGGAAGGGAATTTCTTTGTTCACTATTTCCAGGTCCTTTTCCTGTCACTCCCCCAGTAGCAATAGCGATATAGGATTGTTCTGCCTGAAAAGGCACTTCCTCCTTATCCATAAATGCCTCAATTCTGGAAAAGAATGTTTCTCCTCTTTGTCCTAAAAAGACCGCCGCAGTCAGCCCGAGCATCCCTACCATGACCACCATGGCGAGATATTTTACTGGAACTCTACCCACAAACATGATCAGTAGGCAGGTCATCAATAACAAAATGGCCGTAGACATATTGGCCAGGGCTATCAACAAACAGATGATCCCAATGGCTATAATGATAGGAACAAAGGTGTTTTTGAAGTCTTTGATATTATTCTGTTTTCGAGCTAGCATGGCCGCCAAGGCAGCAATCAAGGCTAGTTTTGCCAAATCGGAAGGCTGGAAAGCTTGGTTGATCACAGGTATAGTCAACCAGCGATTGGCCTCATTGATATTGGAGCCAAACAAATACGTCAACAATAAAAGTGGTATGGAAAGGTACATAGCCAAGCGAGCGTACAGCGCGTAATTTTTGTATGGAATTTTATGTGCAAACCACATCACTACCAAGGATACAAGCACCAAAAAAGAGTGACGGAATAAATACACTTCTGTATTTCCCCCAGCATATTTATAGGCCAGCGAACCTGTGGCAGAGTAAACTACCAGAATACTAAATAGCGACAGCAAGATTACAATCCCCCAAATAAGAGGATCGCCCTTGAAGTGCTCATCTATCCATGCTTTAAACTGATTCATGCGATGGTTTCTGGTTTTAATTCCTTTACTGCGGATCTAAACTGATCTCCGCGATCTTCATAATTCTTGAACAAGTCAAAGCTTGCACAGGCAGGTGATAGAAGAACTACATCGCCTGGAACGGCAAGTAATTGTCCCCAACGCACAGCCTCTTTGATGTCCTGTGTTTCTTTGATTTCACCGACTAAGGGATGAAAAGCCTTCTTCAACTTTTCATTGTCTTTTCCCAAGCAAATCAGACATTTTACTTTCTCCTCCACAATACTTTTCACTGTCTGATAATCATTTCCTTTATCCACGCCTCCAGCAATCCAAATCAGAGGATTTTGAAAGGCGTCCAAAGCGTATGCTGTTGCCTCCACATTGGTCCCTTTACTATCATTGATAAACTTCACCCCCTCAATTTCTCTCACTAACTCCATCCTGTGAGGGGCATTGGTAAAGCTGCCCAACGACTGTTGTATCGTATCCTTTTTGACTCCTACAAGCAAAGCAATCAAGCCTGCGCACAAAGCATTCTGGATATTATGCTCCCCTTGAAGTGACATGGCACTCAATGGAATTTGGACAACTTTATCATCCAATTGCCAGTGCAAAAACTCCCCATTTAAGCTGCCACCATTATTGATATTGGAAGTACTAGAAAACCAATAGGTCTTTGGTTTGACAGAAAGAGTCTTTAACCCTATTTCAGTCAAAGGGTCAGTCTGATTGAAAATCACCTGATCTTCATCACTCATATTTTTAAACAGCCCAAATTTTGACTGTATGTAATTATCTACTTTGTATTCATACCGATCCAAGTGATCAGGCGTGATATTGGTCAACAATGCCACCGCTGGTTTGAAGCATACAAACCCATCAATCTGAAAACTGCTACACTCTATCACCCACCAATCATGATCTCCTTCTAGTAACTGGGCGGCCCAGCTTTTCCCGACATTTCCTGCAAGTCCTACATCTAGGCCTGCATTTTTGAGCAAATGGTAGGTTAGCAAGGTGGTAGTCGTCTTTCCGTTGGTTCCGGTGATGGCAATCACTTTCCCTGAACTGTAGCGGAAAGCAAATTCCAATTCGTCTATGACCGGGATACCATTCTCCAAAGCTTTCTTGACGATGTTTACAGAATCTGGAATTCCTGGTGATTTGATGATCAAATCTGAATTCAGGATTTCCTCTTGAGAGTGCACTCCCTCTTCAAAGGAGATTTTCTCTTCTTTCAGCTTAGCTTTTCTTGAGTCAGAAATTTTACCAGCATCGGAAACCCAAACTGCATAGCCTTCCCGTTTTGCGAGCAATGCTGCTCCCAATCCGCTTTCTCCAGAACCTAGAATGGCTATACGTTTCATTTTCTTACTATCTCAATTTCAATGTTGCCAAGGTCATTACTGCCAGCAGTATCCCGACAATCCAAAAGCGAGTGACAATTTTCGCTTCCGGTATATTTTTTTTCTGATAATGGTGGTGAAGTGGAGACATCAAGAAAATCCGTCTTCCTTCCCCATATTTTCTTTTCGTGTATTTGAAGTATCCTACTTGGAGTACCACACTTGCATTTTCAACTACAAAAATCCCACACATCAATGGGATCAAAAGCTCCTTTCTAAGGGCCAAAGCCAAAACGGCAATTACCCCACCGAGCATCAAACTTCCTGTGTCCCCCATAAATACTTGAGCCGGGTAGGCATTGTACCATAAAAACCCTATGCAAGCACCAATAAAGGCAGCAGCAAAAATCACCAGCTCACCAGAGTTGGGGATGTACATGATGTTGAGGTATTGGGAGAAAATCGCATTACCACTGATATAGGCAAAAATCGCAATGGTTAAACCAATGATGGCGGAGGTTCCTGCTGCCAGTCCATCAATCCCATCAGTAATATTCGCACCGTTGGAAACCGCCGTAATAATGAAAATCACTACGAAAATGTAGAGTACCGGCGTCATGGCTTCTCCTAAGAAACCCAGAAGCGATTCATAATTCAGCTCATTGTTTTTAACAAATGGAATGGTCGTTTTCGCCACTTTCACATCCTTAAATGCAGGCGTTTCTACTACGCCCTCTTCAATAGAGACCGGATTCTGAAATTCACGAATTACCACATCTTCATTGAAGTAAAGGGTTGCTCCAACGATGATTCCTATTCCTATTTGGCCTACAATCTTAAAACGTCCAGCTAAGCCTTCTTTATTTTTTCTAAAAACCTTAATGTAATCATCCAAAAACCCGATTCCACCTAACCAAACAGTAGTAATCAAAAGAAGGATGATGTAGATATTATTAAGGTCCCCAAAGAGTAAGGTTGGAATCAAAATAGCCGCAATCATCATCAATCCTCCCATCGTAGGAGTACCTTTTTTCTGCTTCTGTCCTTCCAATCCTAGATCTCTAACAGTCTCTCCGATCTGCTTTCTTCTGATCCAGTTGATGATTTTATGCCCAAAGGTGATCGTAATGATCAAAGAAAAGAGCGCAGCCATCCCTGCCCGGAAAGAAATGAATCGAAACACTCCTGTTCCAGGGATATCCAAGACCTTATCTAAATATTCAAAAATTGGATACAACATGCTTAGCTCTGGGTCAATTGCGTTAAATACTCTGTTACTATTTCAGCATCATCAAAATGATGCTTTACTCCCTTTATTTCCTGATAGTCCTCATGCCCTTTTCCGGCTATGAGAATGATATCTCCTTTATTAGAAAGCATACAAGCGGTTTTGATTGCTTCCTTTCTATCTTCTATTGTCAATGATTTTCTTATTTCAGATACACCAATCCCTGTTTGCATATCCTTCAAAATAT
Above is a window of Algoriphagus machipongonensis DNA encoding:
- the murC gene encoding UDP-N-acetylmuramate--L-alanine ligase gives rise to the protein MSFEGIHRVYFLGIGGIGMSALARWFQHEGYAVSGYDRTPSALTDALINEGMPVTFEDTLESIPADLKDAQKNSLIVWTPALPKESIQLNYFTSKGYSLKKRSEVLGMVTRNFYTIAVAGTHGKTTTSSLIAHLLKDGGKPVAAFLGGITQNYQSNLILGDKKSKEKSVVVVEADEFDRSFLRLHPNEAIITSTDADHLDIYGDENTILEGFGEFTKLIDKKGKLFIQFNAADRLGESRLPKIVTRKYGLRSEGIRAENIQAKAGSFLFDYVDGDKVIKGLELFIPGFHNVENALAAIAIAIEQGVSDEQVKKGLGSFKGVKRRFEIHVNREQLVYIDDYAHHPEEIRACLSSVIAMYPASKLTVIFQPHLYSRTRDFAEGFSESLSLADEVVLLDIYPARELPIPGVSSEMLLENIQAKEKVIVSKEGLMDYLAKSNPEILVTLGAGDIDRLVPKIAEWMNSRQKLNAV
- the mraY gene encoding phospho-N-acetylmuramoyl-pentapeptide-transferase; this encodes MLYPIFEYLDKVLDIPGTGVFRFISFRAGMAALFSLIITITFGHKIINWIRRKQIGETVRDLGLEGQKQKKGTPTMGGLMMIAAILIPTLLFGDLNNIYIILLLITTVWLGGIGFLDDYIKVFRKNKEGLAGRFKIVGQIGIGIIVGATLYFNEDVVIREFQNPVSIEEGVVETPAFKDVKVAKTTIPFVKNNELNYESLLGFLGEAMTPVLYIFVVIFIITAVSNGANITDGIDGLAAGTSAIIGLTIAIFAYISGNAIFSQYLNIMYIPNSGELVIFAAAFIGACIGFLWYNAYPAQVFMGDTGSLMLGGVIAVLALALRKELLIPLMCGIFVVENASVVLQVGYFKYTKRKYGEGRRIFLMSPLHHHYQKKNIPEAKIVTRFWIVGILLAVMTLATLKLR
- the murD gene encoding UDP-N-acetylmuramoyl-L-alanine--D-glutamate ligase is translated as MKRIAILGSGESGLGAALLAKREGYAVWVSDAGKISDSRKAKLKEEKISFEEGVHSQEEILNSDLIIKSPGIPDSVNIVKKALENGIPVIDELEFAFRYSSGKVIAITGTNGKTTTTLLTYHLLKNAGLDVGLAGNVGKSWAAQLLEGDHDWWVIECSSFQIDGFVCFKPAVALLTNITPDHLDRYEYKVDNYIQSKFGLFKNMSDEDQVIFNQTDPLTEIGLKTLSVKPKTYWFSSTSNINNGGSLNGEFLHWQLDDKVVQIPLSAMSLQGEHNIQNALCAGLIALLVGVKKDTIQQSLGSFTNAPHRMELVREIEGVKFINDSKGTNVEATAYALDAFQNPLIWIAGGVDKGNDYQTVKSIVEEKVKCLICLGKDNEKLKKAFHPLVGEIKETQDIKEAVRWGQLLAVPGDVVLLSPACASFDLFKNYEDRGDQFRSAVKELKPETIA
- a CDS encoding cell division protein FtsQ/DivIB, whose translation is MKKLRIKKTLVFLLLSLVLVAFIGFVEKQTMYKTFQGTEVTIKGVSGVYFVEEKEVLDIVKAAFPELRAGLMLEEVKLKALEDRLKGHPFIKSVQASIGQKGILNLTIQQHEPIARIARPHAADGYITIEGKVIPTSPSYTSRVLILQGSYAEELMEKGEVMEKMPELMDLINFIVKDKFWSAQIPELEVNSKTDIKMMQQVGKQVIEFGDAKNIEEKFKNIEVFYQEILPRKGWNAYERVSVKFKDQIVCE
- a CDS encoding FtsW/RodA/SpoVE family cell cycle protein translates to MNQFKAWIDEHFKGDPLIWGIVILLSLFSILVVYSATGSLAYKYAGGNTEVYLFRHSFLVLVSLVVMWFAHKIPYKNYALYARLAMYLSIPLLLLTYLFGSNINEANRWLTIPVINQAFQPSDLAKLALIAALAAMLARKQNNIKDFKNTFVPIIIAIGIICLLIALANMSTAILLLMTCLLIMFVGRVPVKYLAMVVMVGMLGLTAAVFLGQRGETFFSRIEAFMDKEEVPFQAEQSYIAIATGGVTGKGPGNSEQRNSLPHPYSDFIYAIIIEEYGLVGGVGVLFLYLALLYRGMRIVANSNKAFGGLLSAGLSFALVIQALVNMAVAVGLGPITGLPLPLLSMGGTSLVFTGISLGIILSVSRGDHQDEEIGSVSTLNKSRLKTA
- the murG gene encoding undecaprenyldiphospho-muramoylpentapeptide beta-N-acetylglucosaminyltransferase, with the protein product MISGGGTGGHIYPAIAIANAWKESYPDSEILFVGALGKMEMQKVPEEGYQIVGLPVAGLQRKLTLENLKFPFKLLQSLLKARKIVKEFRPDVVVGVGGYASGPVLYAAQSKGIPTLVQEQNSYAGLTNKILAKKANKICVAYPEMDRFFPGEKIAYTGNPVRKDILDLDGKREKGCSHFKLEEGKKTILVLGGSLGARTLNQAVLKDMKKLQKEGYQVLWQCGKYYFKDMLEKTEAAGLPHIHLREFIREMDLAYAVADVIVSRAGALSVSELSLVGKPVIFIPSPNVAEDHQTKNAMAYVNHEAAWLLKDKDAVGELKMKIDELMSNPQTVETLGINMKQLAKPDAANAIRKEIEKLVA